From the genome of Bacillota bacterium, one region includes:
- the tpx gene encoding thiol peroxidase, with the protein MAEHTVLFGGKPVQLAGKPVAVGQTAPDATVQDNSLAMRRLSEWSGKVRLIAAVPSLDTPVCDAETRRFNQEAASLGEDVVILTVSMDLPFAQKRWCGAAGVDRVITLSDHVLASFGEAYGTLMPEARLEARAVFVIDRNDRVTYVEYVPEVTQHPDYEAALAAVRRAVAG; encoded by the coding sequence ATGGCGGAGCATACGGTCCTCTTCGGCGGCAAGCCGGTGCAGCTGGCCGGGAAGCCGGTGGCGGTCGGCCAGACGGCGCCTGACGCCACCGTGCAGGACAACAGCCTGGCCATGCGCCGCCTGAGCGAGTGGTCGGGCAAGGTGCGGCTGATCGCCGCCGTTCCTTCCCTGGACACGCCGGTCTGCGACGCCGAGACGCGTCGTTTCAACCAGGAGGCGGCCTCGCTGGGCGAGGACGTGGTCATCCTGACCGTCAGCATGGACCTTCCCTTCGCGCAGAAGCGCTGGTGCGGGGCGGCCGGCGTCGACCGGGTGATCACCCTCTCCGACCACGTCCTGGCCAGCTTCGGGGAGGCCTACGGCACGCTGATGCCGGAGGCGCGGCTGGAGGCTCGGGCGGTCTTCGTGATCGACCGGAACGACCGGGTGACGTACGTGGAGTACGTCCCCGAGGTGACGCAGCATCCCGACTACGAGGCGGCTCTGGCCGCCGTCCGCCGGGCGGTGGCGGGCTAG
- the selD gene encoding selenide, water dikinase SelD has product MARDFTHLTALVECAGUASKTGPSDLEAMLEPLRRLFPAEAYPRVISGLADPDDAAVWLGDDGTAYVLTVDYFLPVVDDPETYGRIAAVNALSDVWAMGGEPLLALNLAALPADMPAEIKQAILRGGAEEARKAGIPIAGGHSVETKEPAYGLIVFGRADPARLLRKRGARPGDLLLLTKALGTGVITTAAKRGQDRPGDLAAAVESMLVHNAGASRAALAAGAHAVTDVTGFGLLGHLWEMAQASGVGFVVETQAIPWLPGAEAYGADWVFPGGAHKSYAHVRPHARFADGLEEWRQVLLTAPETSGGLLVALDPADLGRWQKAAASEGVRWWRIGRALPAEVEPFLAVTE; this is encoded by the coding sequence ATGGCGAGGGACTTCACGCACCTGACAGCACTGGTGGAGTGCGCCGGCTGAGCGTCGAAGACGGGTCCGTCGGACCTGGAGGCGATGCTGGAACCGCTGCGGCGACTCTTCCCGGCCGAGGCCTACCCGCGGGTGATCTCGGGGCTGGCCGACCCGGACGACGCCGCCGTCTGGCTGGGTGATGACGGGACCGCCTACGTGCTGACCGTCGACTACTTCCTGCCGGTGGTGGACGATCCGGAGACGTACGGGCGGATCGCTGCGGTCAACGCCCTGAGCGACGTCTGGGCGATGGGGGGCGAGCCTCTCCTCGCCCTCAACCTGGCCGCGCTGCCGGCGGACATGCCGGCGGAGATCAAACAGGCGATCCTGCGCGGCGGGGCGGAGGAGGCGCGGAAGGCGGGCATCCCCATCGCCGGCGGCCACTCGGTGGAGACCAAGGAGCCGGCCTACGGGCTGATCGTCTTCGGCCGCGCCGACCCCGCGCGCCTCCTCAGGAAGCGGGGCGCCCGGCCCGGCGACCTCCTCCTCCTGACCAAGGCGCTGGGGACGGGCGTCATCACCACCGCGGCCAAGCGCGGGCAGGACCGGCCGGGCGACCTGGCGGCGGCCGTCGAGTCGATGCTGGTCCACAACGCCGGCGCCTCTCGCGCCGCGCTGGCGGCGGGGGCGCACGCGGTCACCGACGTGACCGGCTTCGGCCTGCTCGGTCACCTCTGGGAGATGGCCCAGGCCTCGGGCGTCGGCTTCGTGGTGGAGACGCAGGCGATCCCCTGGCTGCCGGGCGCGGAGGCGTACGGGGCGGACTGGGTCTTCCCCGGCGGCGCGCACAAGAGCTACGCGCACGTCCGGCCGCACGCCCGCTTCGCGGACGGCCTCGAGGAGTGGCGCCAGGTGCTCCTGACCGCGCCGGAGACCTCCGGCGGCCTGCTGGTCGCCCTCGACCCGGCCGACCTCGGACGCTGGCAGAAAGCGGCCGCCTCCGAGGGCGTCCGCTGGTGGCGGATCGGGCGGGCGCTCCCCGCGGAGGTGGAGCCGTTCCTGGCGGTGACGGAGTGA